TACGGATTTATGTAGTATTGGAACTTTGTTTGCCTTTGTATTAGTTTGTGCAGGAGTATTGGCTTTGCAAAATAGAACTGATATTCCTCGTGGAAAATTCAAGACTCCTTATGTAAATTCTAAATACATTATGCCTATTTTGGTTTTAATAGGATTGGTATTTGCTTTTGGATACAATAAAAAAGCAACTATGGATTTCATTACTAATGAAACTCAAATTAATAATTCGTCCACTATTATTACTTCTTTAAATAAGGAAGAAACTAAAAAAGTGTATGATTATTTAGTAACTGTAGATGCTAAAAATGCTACAGTTTACACTCCTGATTTAGAAGTTTTATTGAATCAGTACCAACAAGATGATGTGAAATATGCTTCGGTAATTGCAGGAATGCCTATTTCAGATACTATAAAATATGAAAAAGGTTTTGACTTGTTCAAACATAAAATACCAATGTGGATTTTCTTATTCGTTTTGGTTGGATTAATGGTTTGGTCTTTCAAAGAAAATTTATCTTTAATTCCGCTTTTAGGTTTAATTTGCTGTTTGTATATGATGGCTGAATTAAGTGTTTGGAATTGGATCTACTTTGGTGTTTGGCTACTGATAGGATTGGTTATATATTTTAGCTTTAGTCGAAAAAACAGTAAACTAAGATTAGAATAATTATATATTTTAAAATTCAAAAAGCCGATTCTGAAATTAGAATCGGCTTTTTTTATGCGAGAAGAAAGAGGAATAAGGAAAGATATTCGATAATATTTGCTGAAATTAGGAAAACAACATCATTTTCGTAACAAAAAACCTTAAACTTTGAACTTTAAACAAAACTTAATTCCTTAATTTTGCAACACTAAAATAAAAAACATACACTATGAGTTCATTTGACGTAGTCATTATAGGTTCCGGTCCAGGCGGATATGTATCAGCCATTCGTTGTGCACAACTGGGTTTTAAAACAGCAATTATTGAAAAATATTCTACTCTTGGCGGAACTTGCCTTAACGTAGGTTGTATTCCTTCAAAAGCATTATTATCATCTTCACACCATTATGCTGAAATAGCACATTTTGCAGACCACGGAATTGAACTTTCTGGTGAAGTAAAAGTGAATTTAGAAAAAATGATTGCTCGTAAACAAGCGGTTGTAGATCAAACTTCAGGAGGAATCAATTACTTAATGGATAAAAATAAAGTAACTGTATTTAATGGTTTAGGTTCATTTGTAGATGCAACACACGTAGCTATCGCTAAAGCAGATGGAAGTTCTGAAACTATTGAAGCGGCAACTATTATTATTGCAACAGGTTCAAAACCATCTTCTTTGCCTTTTATCAAAATTGATAAAGAAAGAATCATCACTTCAACAGAAGCTTTGGCTCTTAAAGAAGTTCCAAAACACCTTGTTATTATTGGTGGTGGTGTAATTGGAATTGAATTAGGTCAAGTATATTTACGATTAGGAGCACAAGTTTCTGTAGTAGAATTTATGGACAGAATTATTCCAGGAATGGATGGTGCGCTTTCTAAAGAGTTGACCAAAGTATTGAAAAAACAGGGTATGAAATTCTATGTTTCACACAAAGTGAAATCAGTAGAAAGAAATGGAGATGCGGTTGTTGTTCAAGCTGAAAATGCAAAAGGAGAAACAATTACTTTAGAAGGAGATTATTCATTAGTTTCTGTAGGTCGTCGTCCTTACACGGATGGATTGAATGCAGATAAAGCAGGTGTGAAAATTTCAGATAGAGGACAAGTAGAAGTAAACGATCATTTGCAAACTAACGTTCCAAATATTTATGCCATTGGTGATGTAGTTCGTGGCGCAATGTTAGCTCACAAAGCGGAAGAAGAAGGAACAATGGTTGCTGAAATTATTGCAGGACAAAAACCACATATCGATTATAATTTAATTCCAGGTGTTGTTTATACTTGGCCAGAAGTGGCTGCAGTAGGACAAACAGAAGAGCAATTGAAAGCTTCGGGAGCTGAATATAAAGTAGGAAGTTTTCCTTTCAAAGCTTTAGGTCGTGCGCGTGCTAGTGGAGATTTAGATGGATTTGTGAAAATTCTAGCGGATGCAAAAACGGATGAAGTTTTAGGAATTCATATGATTGGAGCTAGAACTGCAGATTTAATTGCAGAAGCTGTAACCGCTATGGAATTCAAAGCATCAGCTGAGGATATTTCAAGAATGTCACATGCGCATCCAACATTTGCTGAAGCAATAAAAGAAGCCGCTTTGGCAGCTACAGATAATAGAGCTTTGCATGTTTAATTAGTAAACTATGTATAAACAAAAAACCCGCTATTAAGCGGGTTTTTTATTTATAATGTATTTTTTATTTAGCAACAAATAAGCTTTTGTAATTATCCCAATGTGTGAAAATTAAAAATATGTTTCCTAAAAACACAAACAATGCGAGAGGTAAGTTTTCAGGGGTTAGAAAAAAGTTAATCAATAAGATGTTTATTGTCACTGGAAAAATAGCAATATTTGCTAAGGTTACATAACGTCCGGAAAGGAACGATAATCCACAAAGTAATTCCACAGATTTTGCTAATGGAATTAAATACGTAGAAGCTACAATTCCAATTTGGAAAGCTTTAAAGTTTCCTGTAGTTACTGGTTCTGGCATTAAGTTAAAAAAATAGCTGACAGAAGTAAAAATAAAAAGCAGACCAATCAATGTCCGAATAATAATGATAGCGATTTTCATGATATATAGTTTTTTATTGGTTAAATAACTAAAATATTATAATCTGGCACATCACTTTCATCATCAAATTATGGATCATTAATGCCTATAAAATCAGTATTTCAATTGTTTTAGAGGCTTATTTTTTTAGCCCAATTTTAATATGATTTGTTTTTATGATATAAAGATAATTAATTTTTTAAAACGAAATAGATAGTTTTTTAACAGTTTTGATTTTATTTTTGTAAATATTTTATATAATAATTAAATTCATAGCTTGAAATTATGAAATTACCTACAATTTTGTTTTTTTTAAATAATCATTTATTTTAGAATACACTTGCTTTTTTTGATACTCTTTCTTTGAAGGATTTTTTTTATTGTAATTTTGAAATCTAAAAAAAATAGTCTTTGAGAGTTTCCATTTTTAAACAAATATCAAATCCAATCCTCTTTAAGCAACAGCTTTTGCAGTGGGCACAACAATTTAGAGAAGTCGTTTTTATGGATAGTAATGAATATCCCCAAGAACATTCTAGTTATGATTGTTTACTGGCGGTTGATGCTTTTACTTCTATAAAAACGGATTACCACAATGCTTTTGAAGATTTAAAACAATACCAACAAGTAACTAAAGATTGGCTCTTTGGGTATTTAGCCTATGATTTAAAAAATGACAGTGAACAGTTGCAGTCTCGTAATTTTGATGGATTGCATTTTCCTGATTTGTTTTTCTTCCAACCCAAAAAAATATTTTTATTAAAAGGGAATCAACTTGAAATTCAATATCTCAATATGTGTGAGGAGGAATCTGAGGAGGATTATAATGAAATCATTCAAAGCCAAAAACCAAAATCTGCCGACCATCATAGTGTGAAAATTCAGCAACGAATTTCGAAAGAAGAATATCTTTCAAAAGTGAATAATATGTTAGACTATATTCATCGTGGTGATATTTATGAAGCTAATTTTTGCATGGAATTTTTTGCCGAAAATGCAGTGATTAATCCATTAGAGAAATTTCAAAAACTGAATGAAATTTCACAACCTCCTTTTGCGGTTTTTTTTAAAAACAACAAGCACTTTCTGCTTTCAGCAACTCCTGAACGTTATTTAAGAAAAGAAGGCGAAACCTTGATTTCACAACCTATAAAAGGTACCGCTAAACGTTTTGTGGATGCTGTTGAAGACGAAAAGTCAAAACAGCAATTAGCTTCAGATCCGAAAGAACGTGCTGAAAACATTATGATTACGGACCTAGTTAGGAATGATTTATCGCGTACTGCACAGAAAGGTTCTGTTCATGTGGATGAGTTGTGCGGAATTTATTCTTTTTTGCAAGTACACCAAATGATTTCAACGATATCATCAAAATTAGATCCAAAATATTCCTTAGTTGATGCTTTAAAATTAACTTTTCCTATGGGAAGCATGACTGGTGCTCCAAAGATTTCTGTAATGAAAATTATAGATGATTTAGAGGAAACAAAACGCGGCTTATATAGCGGTGCGATTGGTTATTTTACTCCCGAAGCTGATTTTGATTTTAATGTGGTTATCCGAAGTATTTTATACAATCAGGAGAACCAGTATCTTTCATTTTCTGTAGGAAGTGCAATTACTTCATTGTCAATACCTGAAAACGAATATGAGGAATGTTTATTAAAAGCAAAGGCCATGCTTGAAGTTTTAGAATAATTTTAGACACCTTTTTTGAATCAGTATCATTTCAATTATTTTTTGTTAAAGTATTGTTTAACTAATACCTTCTAAATGTAATATTACATTTTTAATCTTTATTTTTGGTACATGCTAGAAAAACTTAAAAATCATATTGTTCGTAATTTTTCCTTTTTGGAACAAAAAAAACTATTCCTAGCAGTTAGTGGAGGTTTAGATAGTATGGTTTTACTGCATCTTTTTCAGCAATTGGATTATGAAATAGCTGTTTTACATTGCAATTTTCAATTGCGAGGTTTAGAAAGTTTTGATGATCAAAATTTTGTTGCAGAATATACAAATACAAATCAGATTCCTTTTTTATTAACTCAATTTGACACTTCGGCTTTTGCCAAAGATTACAAACTTTCTACTCAGGTTGCAGCCCGTGAGTTACGTTATAGTTGGTTTTATGAACAATTAGACGAACATAAATTTGATTATATTTTGACAGCTCATCATGCTGATGACGACTTGGAGACTTTTTTGATAAATCTTTCTAGAGGCACTGGATTAGATGGTTTGACAGGGATTCCTGCGCAAAATGATAAAATTATTCGTCCTTTATTGCCTTTTTCAAGACAAGAAATAGAGAATTATGCAAAGGAAAATACTATTGAATGGAGGGAAGATAGTAGTAATGCTTCAGATAAATATGTGAGGAATAAAATTCGGCATCATTTGGTCCCAATTTTAAAAGAATTGAATTTTGAGTTCATTTCCTCTTTTCGTAAAACACAAAACTATTTGCAAGAAGCACAGGCTATGGTCGAAGATGCATCAATAATGGTGTACCAGCAAGTGGCAAAACAAGAGGAAGAGGACATTTATTTTGATTTAAAAAAACTGCTTCAATTGCCTAATTACAAATCGTATTTGTATCAATGGTTGAAAGAGTTTGGTTTTACCGCTTGGGATGATATTTATGATTTAGTTGAAGGGCAATCTGGTAAACAAGTTTTTTCGGCTGAATTTAGACTCTTGAAAGATAGAAGTTTTA
Above is a window of Flavobacterium sp. 123 DNA encoding:
- the lpdA gene encoding dihydrolipoyl dehydrogenase, whose translation is MSSFDVVIIGSGPGGYVSAIRCAQLGFKTAIIEKYSTLGGTCLNVGCIPSKALLSSSHHYAEIAHFADHGIELSGEVKVNLEKMIARKQAVVDQTSGGINYLMDKNKVTVFNGLGSFVDATHVAIAKADGSSETIEAATIIIATGSKPSSLPFIKIDKERIITSTEALALKEVPKHLVIIGGGVIGIELGQVYLRLGAQVSVVEFMDRIIPGMDGALSKELTKVLKKQGMKFYVSHKVKSVERNGDAVVVQAENAKGETITLEGDYSLVSVGRRPYTDGLNADKAGVKISDRGQVEVNDHLQTNVPNIYAIGDVVRGAMLAHKAEEEGTMVAEIIAGQKPHIDYNLIPGVVYTWPEVAAVGQTEEQLKASGAEYKVGSFPFKALGRARASGDLDGFVKILADAKTDEVLGIHMIGARTADLIAEAVTAMEFKASAEDISRMSHAHPTFAEAIKEAALAATDNRALHV
- a CDS encoding DoxX family membrane protein, giving the protein MKIAIIIIRTLIGLLFIFTSVSYFFNLMPEPVTTGNFKAFQIGIVASTYLIPLAKSVELLCGLSFLSGRYVTLANIAIFPVTINILLINFFLTPENLPLALFVFLGNIFLIFTHWDNYKSLFVAK
- a CDS encoding anthranilate synthase component I family protein is translated as MRVSIFKQISNPILFKQQLLQWAQQFREVVFMDSNEYPQEHSSYDCLLAVDAFTSIKTDYHNAFEDLKQYQQVTKDWLFGYLAYDLKNDSEQLQSRNFDGLHFPDLFFFQPKKIFLLKGNQLEIQYLNMCEEESEEDYNEIIQSQKPKSADHHSVKIQQRISKEEYLSKVNNMLDYIHRGDIYEANFCMEFFAENAVINPLEKFQKLNEISQPPFAVFFKNNKHFLLSATPERYLRKEGETLISQPIKGTAKRFVDAVEDEKSKQQLASDPKERAENIMITDLVRNDLSRTAQKGSVHVDELCGIYSFLQVHQMISTISSKLDPKYSLVDALKLTFPMGSMTGAPKISVMKIIDDLEETKRGLYSGAIGYFTPEADFDFNVVIRSILYNQENQYLSFSVGSAITSLSIPENEYEECLLKAKAMLEVLE
- the tilS gene encoding tRNA lysidine(34) synthetase TilS; this encodes MLEKLKNHIVRNFSFLEQKKLFLAVSGGLDSMVLLHLFQQLDYEIAVLHCNFQLRGLESFDDQNFVAEYTNTNQIPFLLTQFDTSAFAKDYKLSTQVAARELRYSWFYEQLDEHKFDYILTAHHADDDLETFLINLSRGTGLDGLTGIPAQNDKIIRPLLPFSRQEIENYAKENTIEWREDSSNASDKYVRNKIRHHLVPILKELNFEFISSFRKTQNYLQEAQAMVEDASIMVYQQVAKQEEEDIYFDLKKLLQLPNYKSYLYQWLKEFGFTAWDDIYDLVEGQSGKQVFSAEFRLLKDRSFMILSPFNLVSENEEYYINQNQDKINVPLNLSFSKVTDISIDSNTAIFVDEDKLKFPLVLRHWMEGDVFQPFGMQGKSKKISKLFKDEKLSLIDKENAWIICSDNQIVWVVGIRQDERFKIDTTTKNMLKIQIE